CGCGGGACGATCGAGCCGCCCATGTCGTGCTTGGAGGCCTCGTTCTTGGCGTCCGCGCTGACGGCCTCCACGAGGGCGTCGGCGTTCATGACGTAGTTGCCCATCGAGGCGAGGACCTTGTCGGGGGAGTCGACCAGGCCCACGGCGTCCTTCGGCTTCTCCAGGAACTCCCCGATCTTGTGGGGGTTGTGCGGGTCTGCCTGGATGACGCCGAACTGGTCCGCGAGGGAGAGCGGCTGTCGGATGCCGGCCACCGTGAGGGGGAAGCCGGAGTCGATGTGCTGCTCCACCATCTGGGAGAAGTCCATCCGGTAGATGTTGTCCGCACCGGTGATGACCACGATGTCGGGCCGCTCGTCGTCGATGAGGTTCAACGACTGGTACACCGCGTCGGCGCTGCCGAGGAACCAGTGCTTGCCCACCCGTTGCTGCGCGGGCACGGGCGCGACGTAGTTGCCGAGCAGGTTCGACATCCGCCACGTCTTGGACACGTGCTTGTCCAGGCTGTGTGACTTGTACTGGGTGAGCACCACGATCTTGAGGTAGCCGGAGTTCACCAGGTTCGACAGAGCGAAGTCGATCAGCCGGTAGATGCCCCCGAAGGGCACTGCGGGCTTGGCCCGGTCGGCAGTCAGCGGCATCAGGCGCTTGCCCTCTCCGCCTGCCAGGACGATTGCCAGAACGCGTGGGGATGCCATAGCACCGACCATATTGCCGACCGCCGAGAACGGCGTGGCGAACGGCAACATCTTGCACCGTGTTGCGCGTCTCACCCGGCGTGGGGGCATGCTGGGACCCGGCCGCACCGCGGCGGCCGCCTGGCCGACATGCCGACATGCCAGTACCTGGAAGGACAGCCATGAGGGTCGACCTCCTCACCCGCGAGTACCCGCCCCACGTCTACGGGGGTGCCGGGGTGCACGTGACCGAGCTGGCGCGCGTGCTGCGCCGCAGCATCGACGTCCGGGTCCACGCCTTCGACGGCCCGCGCCTGAACGGCGACTCCGACAACGACGACGTCGTCCCCGTGACGGGCTACGACGACCTCCCCGAGCTGCAGGGCGCGAACGCGGCGCTGCGCACGTTCGGCGTCGACCTGCAGATCGCCGCCAACCTCGACGGCACCGACCTCGTGCACTCCCACACCTGGTACGCCAACCTCGCGGGCACCCTCGGGTCGTTGCTGCTCGACGTGCCGCACGTGCTATCTGCCCACTCCCTCGAGCCGCTGCGCCCGT
This window of the Georgenia yuyongxinii genome carries:
- a CDS encoding glucose-1-phosphate adenylyltransferase — encoded protein: MASPRVLAIVLAGGEGKRLMPLTADRAKPAVPFGGIYRLIDFALSNLVNSGYLKIVVLTQYKSHSLDKHVSKTWRMSNLLGNYVAPVPAQQRVGKHWFLGSADAVYQSLNLIDDERPDIVVITGADNIYRMDFSQMVEQHIDSGFPLTVAGIRQPLSLADQFGVIQADPHNPHKIGEFLEKPKDAVGLVDSPDKVLASMGNYVMNADALVEAVSADAKNEASKHDMGGSIVPRFVADGAAGLYDFTFNEVPGSTDRDRSYWRDVGTVDAFYDANQDLISVYPIFNLYNDHWPLHTGYTGLPPAKFVYGHRERLGHALDSLISPGVIVSGGEVVGSVLSPGTRVNSWSSVRDSVLFDGVDVGRNATVSRAILDKNVRVEEGAQVGLDVEKDLERGFTVTESGITVVPKGAVVSR